The Bacteroidota bacterium genome contains the following window.
GCTGACGGACTAACCATTGTTAAAGTGATGATGCAGGGTGAAAAAGATAAGGCCAAGCTCTCAGCATTAATGGATACACTAATGATGGTTTATGACCAACGTATCAAATATTTCGGTAAGGAAGGTTATGTTCTTGGAAGAAAGGCTGTGGACATGTCCAAAATGATGCCTGATAAAATTGATGAAACCTATAAAATTTTAACAAAAGTATACGATCTTGAAAAAAGCAAAATGGAAGCAGCTCCTGCTGATGCTTACTTTCAAATTGCGTTGGAATTATATAAAAATCAAAAGATTTCAAAAGACGAAACGCTGGAAGTTTATGAGAAGTTAAGTGATATTTTGAGTGATAATCTTTTGGCCAATCCTACTGATGAATCATACAATCAATTACAGGAAAATATCGAATTGAGATTCTCTGAAATTGCTGATTGTCCTTCATTAATTAACCTATATGGTCCAAAATTTAAAGCCAATCCAAATGACATTGATCTTTTGAAAAAGATTACTAAAATGCTCGATAAAAAAGATTGTGCAGCGGATAAATTATATCTTGATGCAGTTGTAAATCTTGACAAGCTTGAACCTTCTGCCAATTCAAAATCTAAAATTGCAAAAATGTATTTGGCAAAGGGAAGTTTTAGCGAAGCAGTTAAATTTTACAATCAGGCCCTTGAATTAGAAAGTGATAACAATCAAAAGGCGCAGTATTATTATGAACTTGCAATTGTAAATATTAAAATGGGACAAAATAGTTCTGCCAGGGCAAATGCTCAAAAAGCTCTTGCCTTAAGGCCAAATTGGGGAAGACCATATATGATAATGGGTGATGCATATGTTTCAAGTGCGAAAGATTGTGGGGAAACTGAGTTTTTTCAAAGCGCTGTGTATTGGATAGGGGTTGATAAATACAACCAGGCTAAATCCATTGATGCCTCAGTTACAAATGATGCCAACGCCCGTATTGCAACCTATTCTAAATATTTCCCCTTGAAAAATGATATTTTCTTTAATAATTTAAAGGAGGGCGATTCCTACACCATAGGTTGCTGGATAAATGAATCCACAAAAATAAGAGCAAGAGATTGATCTTGTTTGGGAAGATAATTAAAAATTTTTTTTTCATCCCGGTGATTGTTTTCATCGGGATGCTTTTTAGTTGTGAAAACAATAAAGAATTGGTAAAGGACCTCGCAGGCGAAAAAAAGGTTTTGCCAGTTGAGTCAGCATCTGATATTGAAATCATTTATAGCGATGGGGGAGTGGTTCGCATGAAATTAAATGCACCCGTGCTGGAACGCTATTTAGGAAATGAGCCTTATATTGAATTTTCACAAGGCGTTCAGGTTCTTTTTTATGATTCCCTTAAACAACCCGAATCTAA
Protein-coding sequences here:
- a CDS encoding tetratricopeptide repeat protein, with the protein product MKKSILKLTPAFFAFVLFFTNNTSAQTSKYGLDSANCVQNISLYREFYKQRNYKEATPYWRWVFLNCPASTEYMYADGLTIVKVMMQGEKDKAKLSALMDTLMMVYDQRIKYFGKEGYVLGRKAVDMSKMMPDKIDETYKILTKVYDLEKSKMEAAPADAYFQIALELYKNQKISKDETLEVYEKLSDILSDNLLANPTDESYNQLQENIELRFSEIADCPSLINLYGPKFKANPNDIDLLKKITKMLDKKDCAADKLYLDAVVNLDKLEPSANSKSKIAKMYLAKGSFSEAVKFYNQALELESDNNQKAQYYYELAIVNIKMGQNSSARANAQKALALRPNWGRPYMIMGDAYVSSAKDCGETEFFQSAVYWIGVDKYNQAKSIDASVTNDANARIATYSKYFPLKNDIFFNNLKEGDSYTIGCWINESTKIRARD